One window from the genome of Thermoanaerobacterium sp. PSU-2 encodes:
- a CDS encoding ATP-binding protein, translated as MIKNDIRTKTAVSFISIALLSIVVFSITINILIINNFGIYIKQSANVQFDNIASSIAETYKETGSWNETGSRMAHTLMMSGYDIVVRDLKGNIIIKTPSMLSMMGMASSSKMSTQTLPIVVDGKKVAYVDITYSGTMPMSKLDYKFLYDVNKYIALITILTIALVLIISIYVAKYLTKPILNIAKVASKLESGDYDVRVEEIPKEEELLALTAAINHLGASLKSQGMLRAQLTQNIAHELRTPLSTLKSHLEAIIDGVWEPSKERIVSLYEEVVRLSNLINDIELLNKIEIDNLKINKARFNLSELIKSLLINYESIFINKNQHLEKNIEDDIFVVADKDRISEVLINLLVNANKYTGEGGNIKVKLYNEGQFAVITVSDNGIGIPKEDLPFIYERFYRSEKSRSRDYGGSGLGLSIAKAIIKAHNGTINVESILNEGTKFTVKLPIIN; from the coding sequence ATGATTAAAAATGATATAAGAACTAAAACTGCTGTATCGTTTATATCTATTGCTTTATTATCGATAGTCGTATTCAGCATTACCATAAATATTTTAATAATAAATAATTTTGGAATTTACATTAAACAGTCAGCAAATGTGCAGTTTGACAACATTGCTTCATCAATCGCTGAAACGTACAAGGAGACGGGCAGTTGGAATGAGACAGGTAGCAGAATGGCACATACTCTAATGATGAGTGGGTATGACATTGTGGTTAGGGATTTGAAAGGCAATATAATCATTAAGACGCCATCAATGCTTTCAATGATGGGCATGGCAAGTAGTAGCAAAATGTCAACCCAAACCCTCCCGATAGTTGTAGATGGCAAAAAGGTTGCCTATGTTGATATAACGTATAGCGGCACTATGCCTATGAGCAAACTGGATTATAAGTTTTTGTACGATGTAAATAAATATATCGCATTAATAACAATATTGACGATTGCATTGGTGCTGATAATAAGCATATATGTTGCAAAATATCTTACAAAGCCTATTTTGAATATAGCAAAAGTAGCAAGTAAATTAGAAAGTGGAGATTACGACGTCAGAGTAGAAGAAATACCAAAAGAGGAGGAATTGCTTGCATTAACTGCTGCCATAAATCATCTTGGCGCATCATTAAAAAGTCAAGGGATGCTAAGAGCACAGTTGACGCAAAATATAGCACATGAATTGAGAACGCCTTTATCAACCCTTAAAAGTCATTTAGAGGCTATAATTGACGGTGTTTGGGAGCCATCTAAAGAAAGGATTGTAAGCCTTTATGAAGAAGTAGTAAGATTGTCTAATCTCATAAATGATATTGAATTATTGAATAAAATAGAAATTGACAATCTAAAGATAAATAAAGCAAGATTCAATTTGTCGGAATTGATTAAAAGTTTATTGATAAATTACGAAAGCATTTTTATCAATAAAAATCAGCATTTGGAGAAAAATATTGAAGATGACATTTTTGTGGTTGCAGACAAAGATAGAATATCAGAGGTACTGATTAATCTGCTTGTAAATGCTAATAAATACACAGGTGAAGGTGGAAACATAAAAGTAAAACTGTACAATGAAGGACAATTTGCAGTGATTACAGTTTCTGACAACGGCATAGGCATACCGAAAGAAGATTTGCCTTTTATATACGAAAGATTTTACAGGAGTGAAAAGTCACGAAGCAGGGATTATGGTGGCAGTGGCTTAGGGTTATCAATTGCTAAGGCTATAATAAAAGCTCATAATGGTACTATAAATGTTGAAAGTATTTTAAATGAAGGGACAAAATTCACAGTGAAATTGCCGATAATTAATTAA
- a CDS encoding TlpA disulfide reductase family protein, with product MILTVSIVLVLILGISIYFLNNYVVSSQTKSQNANNGASNAQVGIEKGDLAPDFTLKDVNGKTVTLSKLRGKKVILNFWATTCPYCKIEMPELNKFYENNKNDVVLLAIDIGEDKSTVENYLSGKGYSFDVLLDSDAKVAMDYKVQFIPMSFFIDKDGIIKAISNGAMTYDEVDQYFKTISQ from the coding sequence ATGATATTGACTGTTTCAATAGTTTTAGTTTTGATATTGGGAATTTCAATTTACTTTTTGAACAATTACGTAGTGTCAAGTCAAACAAAGAGCCAGAATGCGAATAATGGTGCCAGCAATGCTCAAGTAGGTATTGAAAAAGGCGATTTAGCGCCGGATTTTACGCTAAAAGATGTAAATGGGAAAACAGTAACATTATCAAAGCTAAGAGGGAAAAAGGTCATATTAAATTTTTGGGCTACAACATGTCCATATTGTAAGATTGAGATGCCTGAATTAAACAAGTTTTATGAGAATAACAAAAATGATGTTGTCTTATTGGCGATAGATATTGGTGAGGATAAATCAACTGTTGAAAATTACCTTTCAGGAAAGGGTTATAGTTTTGATGTCCTTTTAGACAGCGATGCAAAGGTAGCCATGGATTATAAAGTTCAATTTATACCGATGTCATTTTTCATTGACAAAGATGGAATAATAAAGGCTATAAGCAATGGTGCCATGACATACGATGAGGTAGATCAATATTTTAAGACCATATCTCAATAA
- a CDS encoding cytochrome c biogenesis protein CcdA: MSLFAAFLGGIVSFFSPCILPLIPVYVTYIFGGKKKNFFNLFLFVLGFSIVFVLMGATASQLGKFFVSYKVLFRKASGIIILLFGLYMMGIIKPAFLSREVKLNVSNKKEGYFSSFIFGIAFASGWTPCVGPILATILLYAGEQNTVYVGVLLLFAYSLGIGIPFIVAAILIDRFKAFYKKINFIMPYIEKIGGLFLIIFGILMYFNLIIRLESYINI; this comes from the coding sequence GTGTCTTTATTTGCAGCGTTTTTAGGTGGTATTGTTTCGTTCTTTTCGCCATGCATTTTACCGCTAATACCTGTTTACGTGACGTATATTTTCGGCGGTAAGAAGAAAAATTTTTTCAATTTATTTTTATTTGTGTTGGGCTTTAGCATCGTTTTTGTTCTCATGGGAGCTACGGCCAGTCAATTGGGAAAATTTTTTGTTTCATACAAAGTTCTATTTAGAAAAGCCAGTGGCATAATAATATTATTATTTGGACTTTATATGATGGGCATCATAAAGCCGGCTTTTCTGAGCAGAGAAGTGAAACTTAATGTTTCTAACAAAAAGGAGGGGTATTTTAGCAGTTTCATTTTTGGCATAGCTTTTGCCTCTGGTTGGACGCCATGTGTTGGTCCTATACTTGCGACTATCCTTTTATATGCAGGTGAACAAAACACTGTGTATGTTGGGGTTCTTCTGCTGTTTGCTTACTCATTAGGAATTGGAATTCCATTTATAGTAGCTGCTATACTAATTGATAGATTTAAAGCATTTTACAAAAAGATAAATTTTATTATGCCGTATATTGAAAAAATTGGCGGTTTATTTTTGATAATTTTCGGAATTTTGATGTATTTTAATCTCATTATAAGGCTTGAAAGTTACATTAATATTTGA
- a CDS encoding ROK family transcriptional regulator: MTQYRKGTNYLIKNMNTANVLDVIKKMQPISRIKISKVLNMSKSTVSGIVDELIKEGLVSEEGYGNTTSAGRKPIELTFNPNAKFSIGIDIESTNTIGVLTNLEGKIIKKIKRPTGIKEEAFLNTVKIIKELLEYRDDIAGIGVGAPGITNIEKGTVYAPGLSWVDFNLFSKLKEAFDYDIFIDNSVNYAALGERWIGSCKDVNNFVLVTIGNGIGSGIYINGKLVRGHKYTAGEVGYMAIGRDVLGKKYLYEDYGYFESKASLLGLVSTLKNMSNGKFGTIKDFVNGYLAKDEICIRAFDEFIENLSMGFANIISILNPELIVIAGDVINLGIDIVDSIKKLIDKMVPFDVKIIYTKLNEDAAAIGASADVLLKTNYLILI, translated from the coding sequence TTGACGCAGTATAGGAAGGGTACTAATTATCTTATCAAAAATATGAACACGGCAAATGTTTTAGATGTCATTAAAAAAATGCAGCCTATCTCCCGCATTAAAATCTCTAAAGTCCTTAATATGAGCAAGTCGACAGTATCTGGAATAGTAGATGAATTGATAAAGGAAGGTCTTGTGAGCGAAGAAGGGTATGGCAATACTACATCAGCGGGTAGAAAGCCTATAGAGCTTACTTTTAATCCTAATGCGAAGTTTTCCATAGGCATCGATATAGAATCGACAAATACAATTGGAGTGCTTACAAATTTGGAAGGAAAAATAATAAAAAAGATAAAAAGGCCTACAGGAATAAAAGAGGAAGCTTTTTTAAACACAGTCAAAATCATTAAGGAATTATTAGAATATCGAGATGACATTGCAGGCATAGGTGTTGGAGCTCCTGGCATAACAAATATAGAAAAAGGAACAGTGTATGCGCCGGGACTTTCATGGGTTGACTTTAACCTTTTTTCTAAGTTGAAAGAAGCGTTTGACTATGACATATTTATAGACAATAGCGTTAATTACGCAGCATTAGGTGAAAGATGGATAGGTTCATGCAAAGATGTCAACAATTTTGTACTTGTAACAATAGGAAACGGCATTGGTTCTGGAATATATATTAACGGAAAATTAGTGAGGGGTCATAAATACACAGCAGGAGAAGTTGGATACATGGCTATAGGCAGAGATGTTTTAGGTAAAAAGTATTTATACGAAGATTATGGGTATTTTGAAAGCAAAGCATCGCTTTTAGGTCTTGTCTCCACATTAAAGAATATGTCGAATGGAAAATTTGGTACGATAAAGGATTTTGTTAATGGATATTTGGCAAAAGATGAGATTTGTATCAGAGCTTTTGATGAATTCATAGAAAATTTAAGCATGGGTTTTGCTAACATCATTAGCATATTAAATCCAGAGCTTATAGTCATAGCAGGCGATGTGATAAACTTAGGCATCGATATAGTAGATAGTATAAAAAAGCTAATTGATAAAATGGTCCCGTTTGATGTAAAGATCATATATACAAAGTTAAACGAAGATGCCGCCGCAATAGGCGCATCTGCTGACGTTCTTCTTAAGACAAATTACTTAATATTAATATAA
- the nagB gene encoding glucosamine-6-phosphate deaminase has protein sequence MKVIITNNYDEMSRTAAEIIKEQVNRKANSVLGLATGSTPLGTYRELIRMYNNGEIDFSYVITFNLDEYVGLPDDHPQSYHYFMYENLFNHINIKKDNIHIPKGVSDDFDRDCRLYDEEIEKFGEIDLQLLGLGVNGHIGFNEPDDYINTKTHIVDLAEETINANKRFFKSIDEVPRKAVTMGLGTIMKSRKILLLASGKNKAKAIKETLNGYLTTDVPSTVLSLHPDVTIVIDSDAASLIDLEKVKENVDIISKL, from the coding sequence GTGAAAGTAATAATAACAAATAACTATGATGAAATGAGCAGAACTGCAGCGGAGATCATAAAAGAACAGGTAAACAGAAAAGCGAATTCTGTATTAGGTCTTGCCACAGGTTCTACACCGCTTGGAACTTATAGAGAGTTAATCAGGATGTACAATAATGGAGAGATTGATTTTTCCTACGTCATAACCTTTAACCTTGATGAATATGTAGGACTGCCAGATGACCATCCTCAAAGCTATCACTACTTCATGTATGAAAATTTATTCAATCATATAAATATAAAAAAGGATAATATTCACATACCAAAAGGGGTTTCAGACGATTTTGATAGAGACTGCAGATTGTACGATGAGGAGATAGAAAAGTTTGGAGAAATTGATCTTCAATTATTAGGTTTAGGTGTAAATGGGCACATTGGTTTTAATGAGCCTGATGACTATATAAATACAAAGACACACATAGTAGATCTGGCAGAAGAAACTATAAATGCAAATAAGAGATTTTTCAAAAGCATTGATGAAGTTCCGAGAAAAGCTGTAACAATGGGGCTAGGCACGATAATGAAATCAAGGAAAATTTTATTATTGGCATCTGGTAAAAACAAAGCAAAAGCTATAAAAGAGACTTTAAACGGCTATCTTACGACAGATGTTCCATCAACTGTTTTATCATTGCATCCTGATGTCACAATTGTAATAGACAGTGATGCCGCATCTTTAATAGATTTAGAGAAAGTAAAAGAAAATGTCGATATTATCTCAAAGCTATAG
- the trxA gene encoding thioredoxin, with amino-acid sequence MKPINVTDMNFDTEVYNSDKPVLVDFWAAWCGPCRMMAPVLEEFAEEYSDKIKVVKLNVDENPLIASQYRIMSIPTLGVFQNGQLVDKVIGFMPKEQLEYRLARYIDAQV; translated from the coding sequence ATGAAACCTATTAACGTTACAGATATGAACTTTGATACTGAGGTGTATAATTCCGATAAGCCTGTTTTAGTTGACTTTTGGGCTGCATGGTGTGGACCTTGCAGAATGATGGCACCTGTATTGGAAGAATTTGCAGAGGAATATTCTGATAAAATAAAGGTTGTAAAGTTAAATGTTGACGAGAATCCTTTGATTGCATCGCAATATAGGATAATGAGCATTCCTACGTTAGGTGTTTTTCAAAATGGACAATTAGTTGACAAAGTTATCGGATTTATGCCAAAAGAACAATTAGAATACAGACTTGCAAGATATATAGATGCACAGGTATAA
- a CDS encoding response regulator transcription factor produces MKILAIDDEEKILDVIKAYLEKEGYTVLTETNGANALNTFKTVNPDLVILDLMLPGMSGEEICRKIRALSKVPILMLTAKVSEDDKVYGFTIGADDYLTKPFSPRELTMRVKAILRRTKNDLPLNDIFMFNDGDLVIDTRSYEVKKKGRIVNLTPNEYKLLTVMAQNPNKVFTRSELIEKAFGYDFDGFDRTIDAHIKNLRQKIEDDPKNPTYIKTVYGAGYKFGEEND; encoded by the coding sequence ATGAAAATACTGGCAATAGATGATGAAGAGAAAATCTTGGACGTTATAAAAGCGTATCTTGAAAAGGAAGGGTACACCGTTTTAACTGAGACCAATGGTGCCAATGCTTTAAATACTTTTAAAACTGTAAATCCAGATTTGGTCATATTAGATTTAATGCTGCCAGGCATGTCCGGTGAAGAAATATGCAGAAAAATAAGAGCTTTATCAAAGGTGCCAATTTTAATGCTTACTGCTAAAGTAAGTGAAGATGATAAGGTATATGGTTTTACAATTGGTGCAGATGATTACTTAACGAAGCCATTTAGCCCTCGAGAGTTGACAATGAGAGTCAAAGCTATACTTAGAAGGACAAAGAATGATTTGCCATTAAATGATATATTCATGTTTAATGATGGCGATCTTGTAATTGATACAAGATCATACGAAGTGAAGAAGAAAGGTAGGATCGTCAATTTAACGCCAAATGAGTACAAGTTGTTGACTGTGATGGCGCAAAATCCCAACAAGGTATTTACGAGAAGCGAGCTTATTGAAAAGGCTTTTGGCTACGATTTTGATGGTTTCGATAGGACGATAGACGCTCATATAAAAAACTTGAGGCAAAAGATAGAAGATGATCCTAAAAATCCAACATATATAAAAACTGTGTATGGGGCAGGTTATAAATTTGGTGAAGAAAATGATTAA